A genomic segment from Flavobacterium litorale encodes:
- a CDS encoding succinate dehydrogenase cytochrome b subunit gives MAKSALLKSSLGKKYWMALTGLFLCLFLVGHLLGNLQLLSGGKDAALNFNKYALFMTSNPAVKLLSYLTYFSILFHAVDGILLAVKNKKARPIQYAKENPQANTIWASRNMAVLGTLILVFIVTHMVNFWSKMHFDENMPLQTITIENGGASNEFYVTTDGSYLPVSQFEQGILEIKNRTDFYDATAGVKMKEGYKDLYKITVAFFKNPDYGLIASILYTLAMVVLGFHLYHGFGSAFQSMGANSPKYTPFITNFGKAFSILVPLLFAIIPLYIHFIL, from the coding sequence ATGGCAAAATCTGCACTATTAAAGTCCTCGCTTGGCAAAAAGTACTGGATGGCTTTAACAGGTTTATTTCTGTGTCTGTTTCTTGTAGGACACTTATTGGGTAACCTTCAGTTGTTATCAGGCGGCAAAGACGCGGCTTTAAACTTTAATAAGTATGCTTTGTTCATGACGAGTAATCCTGCGGTAAAACTACTATCGTACCTTACCTACTTTTCAATCCTGTTTCATGCTGTAGATGGTATTTTGCTCGCAGTTAAAAACAAAAAGGCACGACCTATACAATACGCTAAAGAAAACCCACAGGCAAATACCATTTGGGCTTCCAGAAACATGGCAGTATTAGGTACTTTAATTTTAGTGTTTATCGTTACGCACATGGTAAACTTTTGGTCTAAAATGCATTTTGACGAAAATATGCCACTACAAACAATAACAATAGAAAACGGAGGCGCATCGAACGAGTTTTACGTTACTACCGATGGTAGCTACCTTCCAGTATCGCAGTTTGAGCAAGGTATTTTAGAAATTAAAAACAGAACTGATTTTTACGATGCTACAGCAGGTGTAAAAATGAAAGAAGGATACAAAGACCTTTATAAAATTACAGTAGCATTCTTTAAAAACCCCGATTACGGTTTAATAGCCTCTATACTATATACATTGGCTATGGTAGTGTTAGGGTTCCACTTGTATCATGGTTTTGGCAGCGCATTCCAATCTATGGGAGCCAATAGCCCTAAGTACACACCATTTATTACAAACTTCGGAAAAGCATTTTCAATACTAGTACCACT
- a CDS encoding ChaN family lipoprotein, with protein MKLYHLLLAFLMVSVLHAQDKQPYQLYNKKGKKVTYKKLLKATTKSDIVLFGEYHDNALMHWLELELTKDIAEQKQVVLGAEMIEADNQTQLNQYLKGELNQKAFDTVARLWPNHTTDYKPLVDFAKEKQVAFIATNIPRRYAKMVFRGGFEVLDTLPENEKAWIAPLPIAYDATLPGYVKMLEMMGGHGGDNLPKAQAIKDATMAHFIAQNLQPNTVFIHYNGTYHSDNYEGINWYLNREKPDAKIITIAAVTQKDIGKLEDEHLLKADFILVVDEDMTKTY; from the coding sequence ATGAAATTATACCACCTACTCCTTGCATTTCTAATGGTTAGTGTACTGCACGCGCAGGACAAACAACCGTACCAACTTTATAATAAAAAAGGGAAAAAAGTAACCTATAAAAAGCTGCTTAAAGCCACTACTAAAAGTGATATTGTATTGTTTGGCGAGTATCATGATAATGCTTTGATGCACTGGCTGGAGCTAGAGCTTACTAAGGATATTGCCGAACAAAAACAGGTAGTACTAGGGGCTGAAATGATAGAGGCAGACAACCAAACACAACTGAACCAGTATTTAAAGGGGGAGCTAAACCAAAAGGCTTTTGATACTGTGGCACGCTTATGGCCTAACCATACAACCGATTATAAGCCCTTAGTAGATTTTGCTAAGGAAAAACAAGTTGCCTTTATAGCCACCAACATACCTAGGCGTTATGCCAAAATGGTTTTTAGAGGTGGTTTTGAAGTGTTGGATACCCTCCCAGAAAACGAAAAAGCATGGATAGCACCATTACCTATAGCGTACGATGCTACGTTACCAGGCTACGTAAAAATGCTAGAAATGATGGGCGGGCACGGAGGTGATAACCTACCAAAGGCACAAGCCATAAAAGATGCTACTATGGCACACTTTATTGCCCAAAACCTACAACCCAACACCGTTTTTATACACTACAATGGTACCTACCATAGCGATAACTACGAAGGCATTAACTGGTATTTAAACCGCGAAAAGCCCGATGCAAAAATTATTACCATTGCTGCCGTAACCCAAAAAGATATTGGCAAGCTGGAAGACGAACATTTGCTAAAAGCCGATTTCATCTTGGTAGTAGATGAAGATATGACAAAGACGTATTAG
- a CDS encoding aminopeptidase P family protein, translating into MKYHQIDRNLFIKNRKKFMAAMKPNSVAVFNSNDIYPISADSTMPFEQHRDIFYLSGVDQEESILLLFPDAPYEHQREILFLKETNEHIAVWEGEKLTKERALEVSGIKTVHWLQDFEKVLAELMTYSDTMYINTNEHYRASVVTETREARFVKWWKEKYPAHQVAKSNPILQRIRSIKESEELDLIQKACDITEKGFRRVLSFTKPGVMEYEIEAEFIHEFIRNRSKGFAYTPIIASGNNANVLHYIENNQQCNDGDLILFDVGAEYANYSSDMSRSIPVSGKFTKRQKEVYNAVLRVKNEATKMLVPGTLWKQYHVEVGKLMTSELLGLGLLDKADVQNEKPDWPAYKKYFMHGTSHHMGLDTHDYGLLHQPMEANMVFTVEPGIYIPNEGFGIRLEDDVVIQENGEPFNLMRNIPIEADEIEALMNP; encoded by the coding sequence ATGAAATACCACCAAATAGACCGCAACCTCTTCATTAAAAACCGTAAAAAATTTATGGCTGCCATGAAGCCCAATAGCGTAGCGGTATTCAACTCTAACGATATTTACCCTATTAGTGCCGATAGTACCATGCCTTTTGAGCAACACCGCGATATTTTTTACCTAAGTGGCGTAGACCAAGAGGAAAGCATATTACTACTATTTCCAGATGCACCGTACGAGCACCAACGCGAAATATTATTTTTAAAAGAAACCAACGAGCATATTGCTGTTTGGGAGGGCGAAAAGTTAACCAAAGAACGCGCACTAGAGGTATCGGGAATTAAAACCGTACACTGGTTACAGGATTTTGAAAAGGTACTTGCTGAATTGATGACGTACAGCGATACAATGTATATAAACACTAACGAGCATTATCGTGCATCGGTAGTAACCGAAACACGCGAAGCCCGCTTTGTAAAATGGTGGAAGGAAAAATACCCTGCACACCAAGTAGCCAAAAGCAACCCAATACTACAACGCATTCGTAGCATAAAAGAAAGTGAGGAGCTGGATTTAATACAAAAGGCGTGCGATATTACCGAAAAAGGATTCCGCCGCGTACTATCGTTTACCAAACCTGGAGTTATGGAGTACGAAATTGAAGCCGAATTTATACACGAGTTCATTCGTAACCGCTCCAAAGGGTTTGCCTATACGCCCATTATAGCATCAGGTAACAACGCTAACGTACTGCACTATATTGAGAACAACCAGCAATGTAACGACGGCGACCTCATTTTGTTTGATGTGGGTGCCGAGTATGCCAATTACTCCAGCGATATGAGCCGTAGCATACCCGTATCGGGCAAATTCACTAAAAGACAAAAAGAGGTGTACAATGCGGTACTCCGCGTTAAAAACGAAGCTACAAAAATGCTTGTACCAGGTACACTCTGGAAACAATACCATGTAGAAGTGGGTAAATTAATGACATCGGAATTACTTGGGCTTGGACTATTGGACAAAGCCGATGTACAAAACGAAAAGCCCGACTGGCCTGCGTATAAAAAATACTTTATGCACGGTACATCGCACCACATGGGGCTGGATACGCACGACTACGGACTGCTACACCAACCTATGGAAGCCAATATGGTATTTACAGTAGAGCCAGGTATATACATCCCTAACGAGGGCTTTGGCATTCGTTTGGAGGACGATGTTGTGATACAAGAAAATGGCGAGCCATTCAACCTTATGCGTAACATCCCTATCGAAGCCGATGAGATTGAAGCGTTGATGAACCCGTAA
- a CDS encoding AbiH family protein encodes MNRLVIIGNGFDLAHGLPTGYNDFMNNLWGKIAKTPNSYKDLVFINESYDLSLKYTEVKSYKDFKNKLDDYIQHSKINNLYKVIEWGNKSVGVNNIIRVNTHNREHNVLFQFNNSFFEAVNSKNYIQNWVDIENEYYTLLKDCLKEKDNKKVKKLNEEFEQVKNLLEEYLTTEVESKYELSANSKIREIFYRVNYETTDEVNNFYRELQNEYIKKLKNNFFEELSKDDSQKVLIREIKYLNFNYTSIIENFIISYNDSTYSHNQVHGKLNDKENPINFGFGDEMDDDYKTIEKKDDNEYLKNIKSFAYLNTPNYKNLIDFLESDKFQVYIMGHSCGLSDRILLNKVFEHKNCISIKIYYHQNEKGDNYTDIAQNVSRHFNKKEMMRERIVNKTYCEPLPQTKLPLK; translated from the coding sequence ATGAATAGACTGGTTATTATTGGCAATGGTTTCGATTTAGCACACGGGTTACCAACAGGATATAATGATTTTATGAATAATTTATGGGGTAAAATAGCGAAAACCCCTAATTCATATAAAGACCTCGTTTTTATAAATGAATCATACGATTTATCTTTAAAATATACAGAAGTCAAAAGCTATAAAGATTTTAAAAATAAATTAGATGACTATATCCAACATAGTAAAATTAATAACTTATACAAGGTTATTGAGTGGGGGAATAAGTCTGTAGGCGTAAATAATATTATTAGGGTAAATACTCATAATAGAGAACATAATGTTTTATTCCAATTCAATAATTCGTTTTTCGAGGCTGTAAACTCAAAAAATTACATTCAAAACTGGGTTGATATAGAAAATGAATATTATACACTTCTAAAAGACTGCCTTAAAGAGAAAGATAATAAGAAGGTAAAAAAGCTGAACGAGGAGTTTGAACAGGTAAAAAATCTTTTAGAAGAGTACTTAACTACAGAGGTAGAGAGTAAATATGAATTATCAGCAAATTCTAAAATTAGAGAAATATTTTATAGGGTTAATTATGAAACAACTGATGAAGTTAATAATTTTTATAGAGAGTTACAGAATGAATACATTAAGAAATTAAAGAATAATTTCTTTGAAGAGCTGTCAAAAGATGATTCTCAAAAAGTTTTAATAAGGGAGATTAAATATTTGAACTTTAATTATACTTCGATAATTGAAAATTTTATAATAAGTTATAATGACTCTACATATAGCCATAATCAAGTTCATGGTAAATTAAATGATAAAGAGAATCCAATTAATTTTGGCTTTGGTGATGAAATGGATGATGATTATAAAACCATAGAAAAAAAGGATGACAACGAGTATTTAAAAAACATTAAGTCTTTTGCTTACTTAAATACACCGAATTATAAGAACCTTATTGATTTTTTGGAATCAGATAAATTCCAAGTCTATATCATGGGGCATTCCTGCGGTTTGTCGGATAGGATTTTGCTTAATAAAGTATTTGAGCATAAAAACTGCATTTCGATAAAGATATATTATCATCAAAACGAAAAAGGAGATAATTATACTGATATAGCCCAAAATGTATCGCGCCACTTTAATAAAAAAGAAATGATGCGCGAGCGCATTGTAAACAAAACGTATTGTGAGCCTTTACCGCAAACCAAGCTGCCGCTTAAATAG
- a CDS encoding alpha/beta fold hydrolase, with translation MQLAYKNSTIHYTDKGKGAAVVLLHGFLENLSMWNAFVPEISKRNRVIAIDHLGHGQTGCIGYIHTMEDMADAVHAVLHELRIRKVILVGHSMGGYVALTFAELYPDIIKGIVLQNSTARPDSAARKLHRDRAIKAVKKDHTSFVRLAIGNLFSEQNRKRLSNEIEALRTKALKTPVQGIVAALEGMKIRKDQEVILHFAPYPIMLVLGEQDQTLPYSEHADQIHDTNVELVTYPEGHMSHIENYDDLLKRLLRFIKKC, from the coding sequence GTGCAACTCGCTTATAAAAATAGTACTATTCATTATACCGATAAAGGCAAAGGCGCAGCCGTAGTATTACTACATGGTTTTTTAGAAAACCTAAGCATGTGGAATGCCTTTGTACCCGAAATAAGCAAGCGAAACCGTGTAATTGCTATAGACCACTTAGGGCATGGGCAAACAGGTTGCATTGGGTACATCCACACGATGGAGGATATGGCAGATGCCGTACACGCGGTACTGCACGAGTTGCGCATCCGAAAAGTAATACTGGTAGGGCACTCTATGGGTGGGTACGTAGCCCTAACATTTGCCGAATTGTACCCCGATATAATAAAGGGAATTGTATTGCAAAACTCTACCGCACGCCCCGATAGTGCGGCGCGTAAACTACACCGTGACCGTGCTATAAAAGCGGTTAAAAAAGACCATACGAGTTTTGTACGCCTTGCTATTGGTAACCTATTTAGCGAGCAAAACCGTAAGCGACTAAGTAATGAAATTGAAGCCTTACGTACCAAAGCACTAAAAACACCAGTACAGGGGATTGTAGCAGCATTGGAGGGCATGAAAATACGTAAAGACCAAGAGGTAATACTACATTTTGCTCCTTACCCAATTATGTTGGTACTAGGCGAACAAGACCAAACGTTGCCTTATAGTGAGCATGCCGACCAAATACACGATACCAACGTAGAGTTAGTTACTTACCCCGAAGGACACATGAGCCATATAGAAAATTACGACGACCTGCTAAAACGCTTACTCAGATTTATAAAAAAGTGCTAG
- a CDS encoding PD-(D/E)XK nuclease family protein translates to MANPTFLDQLSATLLQHYGNNLNDVTIILPNKRARIFLIEALKRHLDATVFAPEIISIEDFIQEVAGIRSIDTIELLFEFYTIYTELTPKEKQQPFETFANWAKTLLQDFNEIDRYLLPPEHVFSYLKDIEDIKHWSLDLDSQTDMIKNYLEFWALLPKYYTTLYNHLKEKGTGHQGLIYKEAVANINHFSEAFQKKQLIFAGFNALNAAEEKIIQHLMASGQGSVYWDIDRTFLNDPYHDAGLFIRKFKRNWKQFNTHAFNWVSDAFSEPKNIQIIGTPKTVGQAKIAGEIVERIQQSGQSLDKTALVLGEENMLVPMLYSLPNTVGALNITMGYSSRNNPAQILVQKLFKMHTNALNRSQTSYTLYYREVLDVLNHPLVAPYLGASKLVDTINKNNITFFSLNKLFEIQGGHSKLFELLFNRWDVNTGNVLQRLSDTLVLLKSFLGNDNEQDKIAKAFLYSIFKVINKLINYYEQHPQMSNLAILQSVYKQVVDLAEVSFEGEPLSGLQLMGVLESRVLDFDNVIITSMNEGKFPAGKTQNSFIPYDVKRELNLPTYKEKDAIYSYHFYHLLMRAKNIYLLYNTESEGLDAGERSRFLTQLEIEKKPNHNLTSVIYNANLPKKAYEPMVVPKSGAVQQRLKEIATGKGFSPSALTGYIRNPMQFYYQRVLRIYEADEVEESIALNTLGTIIHGALEELYKPYIGVFLTLEHIAAMTTITNEVVMQQFVAEYKEGEIKKGRNLLAFEVAKRNVHNLLKQEKQALQADDTVKVIALEETYERWLEDDRLPYAVKIAGNIDRIEQRNNKIRIIDYKTGKVDKYNLVLKTWEGLTTEVKNEKIIQLLTYVFMYQPHASGMAIEAGIISFKNMKSGFMPFSFKEGSTTMDEVDDNLLEAYKTQLIVLINQILNAEVPFEEVITT, encoded by the coding sequence ATGGCAAACCCAACGTTTCTCGACCAACTAAGTGCAACACTACTACAACACTACGGTAATAACCTTAACGATGTTACCATAATACTGCCCAACAAACGGGCACGAATATTTTTAATAGAGGCATTAAAAAGACATTTGGATGCTACAGTATTTGCTCCAGAAATTATAAGTATAGAAGATTTTATACAAGAGGTAGCAGGGATACGCAGTATTGACACCATAGAGTTACTATTTGAGTTTTACACCATATACACCGAGCTAACACCCAAAGAAAAGCAACAACCTTTTGAAACCTTTGCCAACTGGGCAAAAACATTACTACAAGATTTTAACGAGATAGACCGCTACTTGCTACCGCCAGAGCACGTATTCTCGTACCTAAAAGATATTGAGGACATCAAGCACTGGTCGCTCGATTTGGATAGCCAAACCGATATGATTAAAAACTATTTGGAGTTTTGGGCACTACTCCCCAAATACTACACTACGTTATACAATCATTTAAAAGAAAAGGGTACAGGCCACCAAGGGTTAATTTATAAAGAAGCCGTAGCCAACATCAATCATTTTTCGGAAGCATTCCAAAAAAAGCAGCTCATTTTTGCAGGCTTTAATGCCCTAAATGCTGCCGAAGAAAAAATAATACAACACCTTATGGCATCGGGGCAAGGGAGTGTGTATTGGGATATCGACCGTACATTTTTAAACGACCCCTACCACGATGCAGGCTTGTTTATTCGTAAATTTAAACGAAACTGGAAGCAGTTTAATACCCACGCCTTTAATTGGGTAAGCGATGCTTTTAGCGAACCTAAAAACATACAAATAATAGGCACACCCAAAACTGTTGGACAAGCCAAAATAGCAGGCGAAATTGTAGAGCGCATACAGCAAAGTGGGCAAAGCCTCGATAAAACAGCCCTAGTACTGGGCGAAGAGAATATGCTCGTGCCTATGCTGTACAGTTTGCCCAATACCGTAGGCGCACTCAATATTACTATGGGGTACAGCAGCCGTAACAACCCTGCACAAATATTGGTGCAAAAACTGTTTAAAATGCATACCAATGCCCTAAACCGCAGCCAAACTAGTTATACGTTATACTACCGCGAGGTGCTGGATGTGCTGAATCATCCACTAGTAGCGCCCTACTTAGGTGCATCCAAACTGGTAGATACCATTAACAAAAACAACATTACATTTTTCTCGCTCAATAAATTGTTTGAGATACAAGGCGGACATTCCAAACTTTTCGAATTGCTCTTTAACCGTTGGGATGTTAATACGGGGAATGTACTCCAACGACTTTCTGATACTTTAGTACTCTTAAAGTCATTTTTAGGGAATGATAACGAGCAGGATAAAATAGCCAAAGCATTTTTATACTCCATCTTTAAAGTTATCAATAAGCTCATTAATTACTACGAGCAGCATCCGCAAATGAGCAACCTAGCCATACTACAATCGGTATACAAACAAGTGGTCGATTTGGCTGAAGTTTCGTTTGAGGGCGAACCCTTATCAGGTTTGCAATTAATGGGAGTGTTAGAGAGTAGGGTACTCGATTTTGATAATGTAATTATTACCTCGATGAACGAGGGGAAATTCCCTGCAGGGAAAACCCAAAACTCCTTTATACCTTACGATGTAAAACGCGAATTGAACCTGCCGACCTACAAAGAGAAAGATGCCATATACAGCTACCACTTTTACCACTTGCTTATGCGGGCTAAAAACATTTACCTGCTGTACAATACCGAAAGCGAGGGCTTGGATGCAGGCGAACGTAGCCGCTTTTTAACCCAACTGGAAATCGAAAAGAAACCCAACCACAACCTAACAAGTGTTATTTATAATGCCAACCTGCCTAAAAAAGCATACGAGCCTATGGTAGTACCCAAATCGGGTGCGGTGCAGCAACGGCTTAAAGAAATTGCTACAGGCAAAGGCTTTTCGCCATCGGCACTAACAGGCTACATTCGTAACCCCATGCAGTTTTACTACCAGCGTGTACTTCGTATTTACGAGGCAGACGAGGTGGAGGAAAGTATTGCACTCAATACACTAGGTACTATTATCCATGGTGCGTTGGAGGAGCTTTACAAGCCTTACATTGGTGTGTTTTTGACTTTAGAACATATAGCTGCAATGACTACTATTACTAATGAGGTTGTAATGCAGCAGTTTGTAGCCGAGTACAAAGAGGGCGAGATTAAAAAAGGGCGTAATCTTTTGGCTTTTGAGGTAGCAAAGCGTAATGTGCACAATCTGCTAAAGCAAGAAAAACAAGCCTTACAAGCTGATGATACTGTAAAAGTAATAGCATTAGAAGAAACCTATGAACGTTGGTTAGAGGACGACAGATTGCCTTATGCCGTAAAAATAGCGGGAAATATTGACCGTATTGAGCAACGCAATAACAAAATTAGAATTATTGACTACAAAACGGGCAAAGTAGATAAATATAACCTAGTACTAAAAACATGGGAGGGGCTAACTACCGAAGTTAAAAACGAGAAAATCATACAGCTACTCACTTACGTGTTTATGTACCAACCCCATGCCAGCGGTATGGCTATAGAAGCAGGTATTATATCGTTTAAAAATATGAAAAGTGGTTTTATGCCTTTTAGCTTTAAAGAAGGGAGTACCACAATGGATGAGGTAGATGATAATTTACTCGAAGCCTATAAAACACAACTTATAGTATTAATTAACCAAATACTTAACGCCGAAGTACCTTTTGAGGAGGTTATTACTACTTAG
- a CDS encoding Fic family protein produces MLPDYLLNFNATLLQFQQKYPKNTWPEDFRNSLVNDYSFYSARLEDCKLQYGDTIRFLNNETVRGINFTSLLGISEHQKVLQNLLENLQNFQLTELTIKNIHANLMESPLAWETDFRPELVGNYRNVPTVGSREPFFDNKEYAPHYNLEIIMGTNIDMFNDRFDDIDNSIYEKHLLTKIAYFHNKFLNDIHPFADGNGRVCRIIIGAILMQNNCPPIFPEIKEQEQQIEYVSTIVECEQSENDESLIKYLAIGMTKYLLSRIKE; encoded by the coding sequence ATGTTGCCTGACTACTTATTGAACTTTAATGCAACTCTTCTTCAATTTCAACAGAAGTATCCTAAAAATACATGGCCTGAAGATTTTAGAAATTCCTTAGTTAATGATTATTCTTTTTATTCTGCTAGGCTTGAAGATTGTAAGCTTCAATATGGGGATACAATACGTTTTTTAAATAATGAAACCGTAAGAGGTATTAATTTTACTTCACTATTAGGAATCTCAGAGCATCAAAAAGTACTGCAAAATCTTCTTGAAAACTTACAAAATTTCCAGCTTACAGAGCTAACTATAAAAAATATTCATGCTAATTTAATGGAATCTCCACTTGCTTGGGAAACTGATTTTAGACCTGAACTAGTAGGTAATTATCGAAATGTACCAACTGTGGGTTCTCGTGAACCTTTTTTTGATAATAAAGAATATGCTCCTCATTATAATTTGGAAATTATTATGGGCACTAATATTGATATGTTTAATGATAGATTTGATGATATTGATAATTCAATTTACGAGAAACATCTACTTACTAAAATAGCATATTTTCACAATAAATTTTTAAACGATATACACCCTTTTGCAGATGGTAATGGAAGAGTGTGTCGGATAATTATAGGAGCTATTTTGATGCAAAATAATTGCCCTCCAATTTTTCCCGAAATTAAAGAACAGGAGCAACAAATAGAGTATGTTTCTACTATTGTTGAATGCGAACAGAGTGAGAATGACGAGTCTCTAATTAAATATTTGGCTATAGGTATGACTAAATACCTTCTGTCAAGAATAAAGGAATAA
- a CDS encoding OmpA family protein: MKHLNKLFVAALLVLGLNTYAQDEDNPWAISFGTNAVTNRFGAASEFSDQFGGYFKVKENWNIIPSVSYATISRNVGGNFTVDLTGSVNQIEKIVTRVPGTNDYEVSNPGDLNYYGIDAGIRYSFMDLFGTNWFEPSVHGGGGYTWIDDKGNGTLNGGLGVTFWLAKNMGLSFRSTYKHTFEDRAEASVPRHIQHFAGITFKFGGKDTDKDGIYDKDDACPEVAGLESLQGCPDADLDGIADKDDNCPNVAGPLEFQGCPDTDGDGIIDKNDDCPEVAGIASMGGCPDTDGDGIMDKNDECPEVSGPSANNGCPWPDSDNDGVFDKDDLCPDVAGTKANRGCPEVSEDVMKKLNDYARTILFNSGKSSFKDETLPVLKNMQKIFEEYPQARFSIEGHTDSDGSNELNQTLSENRAAAVVNFLVENGIRRDRLMSTGFGETMPIASNKTKAGKAQNRRVEVKLIK, translated from the coding sequence ATGAAACATCTCAACAAACTATTTGTTGCTGCACTACTGGTATTAGGATTGAATACCTATGCGCAGGACGAAGACAACCCTTGGGCCATCTCCTTTGGTACCAATGCAGTAACTAACCGTTTTGGTGCTGCTTCAGAATTTAGCGACCAGTTTGGTGGTTATTTTAAAGTAAAAGAAAATTGGAATATTATCCCTTCAGTTTCTTATGCAACAATATCTAGAAACGTAGGCGGAAACTTTACAGTAGACCTTACAGGTTCTGTAAACCAAATAGAAAAAATAGTAACGCGCGTACCAGGTACAAACGATTACGAAGTTAGTAACCCAGGCGATCTTAACTATTATGGTATAGATGCTGGTATCCGTTACAGCTTTATGGATCTGTTCGGTACCAATTGGTTCGAGCCAAGCGTACACGGTGGTGGTGGTTACACATGGATAGACGATAAAGGAAATGGTACACTAAACGGAGGTTTAGGTGTAACATTTTGGTTGGCTAAAAACATGGGTCTATCATTCCGCTCAACATACAAGCACACGTTTGAAGACAGAGCAGAAGCAAGTGTACCAAGACACATACAACACTTTGCAGGGATTACCTTTAAATTTGGAGGAAAAGATACTGACAAAGATGGTATTTACGACAAAGACGATGCGTGTCCAGAAGTGGCAGGTTTAGAGTCATTACAAGGATGTCCTGATGCTGACCTTGATGGTATAGCAGATAAAGATGATAACTGTCCTAACGTAGCAGGTCCACTTGAATTCCAAGGATGCCCTGATACAGATGGTGATGGTATAATCGACAAAAATGATGACTGTCCAGAAGTTGCAGGTATTGCAAGTATGGGAGGTTGCCCTGATACAGATGGCGACGGTATAATGGATAAGAATGACGAATGCCCAGAAGTTTCAGGACCAAGTGCAAACAATGGTTGCCCATGGCCAGATAGCGATAACGATGGTGTATTTGACAAAGATGACCTTTGCCCAGACGTTGCAGGTACTAAAGCAAACCGTGGTTGCCCAGAAGTATCAGAAGATGTGATGAAGAAACTTAACGACTATGCAAGAACAATCTTGTTTAATAGTGGTAAATCATCTTTCAAAGACGAAACACTTCCAGTACTTAAAAATATGCAAAAAATATTTGAAGAGTACCCACAAGCTAGATTTAGTATTGAAGGACATACTGATAGCGATGGTAGCAACGAGCTTAACCAAACATTATCTGAAAACAGAGCTGCTGCAGTAGTTAACTTCCTTGTAGAGAACGGAATTAGAAGAGACCGTTTAATGTCTACAGGATTTGGAGAAACAATGCCAATTGCTTCTAACAAAACCAAAGCAGGTAAAGCACAAAACAGAAGAGTAGAAGTTAAACTTATCAAATAA